Proteins encoded in a region of the Micromonas commoda chromosome 10, complete sequence genome:
- a CDS encoding heat shock protein 70 (may be ER lumen version of HSP70; expressed), translating into MRSSLGRFLLAAVALLLCCATAARAAVLGIDYGSEYVKVSIVAPGRTPISIVINEISKRKSTAAVAFTGGDRWLAEEAMNYNARYPERVFTRLRDLLGKDASVESFAEYLAKYKLPYKVVRDADRGTARVVSETGDEYAVEELVAMILQYAMKIGEGMGKGQIKDAVVAIPPYFGQTHRYSLYDAADVAGLNILAEVSDLSCAALQWGIDKDFNQKGTWTIIYDLGATSAGAALVRYSTFEGKDAGKKKQHGQFEIKAVKWDESVGGEDMDMLLVDHFLAEFDAKHKPSVSAFDSPKAIAKLRKQVRKTKEILSANKEAPLSVEGMHEDVDFRSTITRKDFEALAKEKGIFTRAAGPLKAIVDSLADFDITLKDIEVVEAIGGATRVPGVKKALSEALDGRALDFHLDADEAVAMGAGLFAANMSTTFRMRKFGAADAAPYALEVDLGKGPEHDRKTLLPLHKRFPVRRVVSVANATEDAKFTVHHADPTRLPPGIVDAKVAEFAIAGVPDAMKKHDKVGDIKAHFAVDSSGILYLEKAEYVVEVVDMVEVPDAPLPEDGDATARDQPDASADADAEEKEKEEPKEEQPDASAAPPPAPEEPKFRQRRRVFRIPLTVTESGRAVPAMTPDAVKKSIGVLKDLAAKDEAKRAQEAAKSNLEAYIYSIREKVYEDEGIAKVTDEAMREKFSGELTDAEDWIYDGGEHATAVEFNNRRDKLQSVGDEWIHRAKELTRRPAAVEKAKDFIATARKTVEKLGETKPWIEDDAKKKMLDDVDGFESWLNEKVALQEKKKDTESAAFTAAEVTVEAKPLEAKLVRLKKTPAPKPPPPPPAPEKEETDAEAPAAAEGDAAEGEDPAAEGEEGADGATAEEGADGAEATDGGEGEEPYHGDELKK; encoded by the exons ATGAGGTCGTCTCTCGGTCGTTTCCTGCTCGCGGCCGTGGCGCTGCTCCTGtgctgcgccaccgcggcgcgcgcggcggtgctcggcaTCGACTACGGCTCCGAGTACGTCAAGGtgtccatcgtcgcgcccggccgGACGCCCATATCGATCGTCATCAACGAGATCTCGAAGCGCaagtccaccgccgcggtggccttcaccggcggcgatcgatggctcgccgaggaggccatgAACTATAACGCGAGGTACCCCGAGCGCGTCTTCACCCGCCTCAGGGACCTCCTGGGCAAGGACGCGTCCGTGGAATCGTTCGCGGAATACCTGGCCAAGTACAAGCTCCCTTACAAGGTCGTCAGAGACGCCGATcgcggcaccgcgcgcgtcgtctccgagacgggcgacgagtacgccgtcgaggagctcgtcgccatgATCTTGCAGTACGCCATGAAGATCGGCGAGGGCATGGGCAAGGGCCAGATCAAG gatgccgtcgtcgccatccccCCGTACTTCGGCCAGACCCACAGGTACTCCCTctacgacgccgccgacgtggcGGGGTTGaacatcctcgccgaggtgtcCGACCTTTCGTGTGCCGCGCTCCAGTGGGGCATCGACAAGGATTTCAACCAGAAGGGCACGTGGACCATCATCTACGACCTCGgggccacctccgcgggcgccgccctcgtgcGCTACTCCACGTTCGAGGGCAAGGACGCCGGTAAGAAGAAGCAGCACGGCCAGTTCGAGATCAAGGCTGTCAAGTGGGACGAATCCGTGGGTGGCGAGGACATGGACATGCTCCTGGTGGACCACTTTCTCGCCGAGTTTGACGCCAAGCATAAGCCCTCGGTGTCGGCGTTTGACTCTCCCAAGGCGATCGCCAAGCTCCGCAAGCAGGTTCGCAAGACCAAGGAGATCCTCAGCGCCAACAAGGAGGCGCCGCTGTCCGTCGAGGGCATGCACGAGGATGTCGACTTTCGGTCCACGATTACGCGGAAGGATTTCGAGGCTCTCGCGAAGGAGAAGGGGATcttcacccgcgccgcgggtcccctCAAGGCCATCGTGGACTCTCTCGCGGACTTTGACATCACGCTGAAGGAcatcgaggtcgtcgaggccatcggcggcgccacaCGCGTTCCCGGCGTCAAGAAGGCCCTCTCCGAGGCTCTCGACGGCAGAGCTCTGGACTttcacctcgacgccgacgaagccgtcgcgatgggcgccggcctcttcgccgcgaacaTGTCCACCACCTTCCGCATGCGCAAGTTcggagccgcggacgcggcgccgtacgcgcTGGAGGTTGACCTCGGCAAGGGACCGGAGCACGACCGCAAGACGCTGCTCCCCCTGCACAAGAGGTTTCCCGTGCGAAGGGTCGTATCCGTGGCCAACGCCACCGAGGATGCAAAGTTCACCGTGCACCACGCGGACCCAACGCGTCTGCCCCcgggcatcgtcgacgccaaggttGCCGAATTTGCCATCGCCGGGGTCCCGGACGCGATGAAGAAGCACGACAAGGTTGGCGACATCAAGGCGCATTTCGCCGTGGATAGCAGCGGCATCCTCTACCTCGAAAAGGCGGAGtacgtcgtcgaggttgtCGACATGGTCGAG GTTCCAGACGCGCCCCTccccgaggatggcgacgccaccgcgcgggaccagcccgacgcctccgccgacgccgacgccgaggagaaggagaaggaggagcccaAGGAGGAGCAacccgacgcctccgccgccccgcccccggcgccggaggaGCCCAAGtttcgccagcgccggcgcgtcttCCGCATCCCCCTGACCGTCACCGAGTCCGGCCGCGCGGTTCCGGCCATGACGCCGGACGCTGTGAAGAAGAGCATCGGCGTCCTCAAGGatctcgccgccaaggatgAAGCTAAGCGCGCGCAGGAAGCCGCAAAGTCAAACCTCGAGGCGTACATCTACTCCATCCGCGAGAAGGTTTACGAAGACGAGGGTATCGCCAAGGTGAccgacgaggcgatgcggGAGAAGTTCTCCGgcgagctcaccgacgccgaggattGGATCTACGACGGCGGAGAGCACGCCACCGCTGTTGAGTTTAACAATCGCAGGGATAAGCTGCagagcgtcggcgacgagtggATCCATCGAGCGAAGGAGCTcacgcgacgccccgccgcggtggagaaggcgaaggacttcatcgcgaccgcgcgcaagacggtcgagaagctcggcgaAACCAAGCCGTggatcgaggacgacgccaagaagaagatgctcgacgacgtcgacggcttTGAGTCTTGGCTCAACGAGAAGGTTGCGCTtcaggagaagaagaaggacacGGAATCCGCAgccttcaccgcggcggaggtcacGGTCGAGGCCAAGCCCCTGGAGGCTAAGCTGGTCAGGCTGAAGAagacccccgcgcccaagccgccgccgccgccacccgcgccggagaAGGAAGAGACGGATGcggaggcgcccgccgccgccgagggcgacgccgccgagggcgaggatcCCGCGGCTGAGGGTgaggagggtgccgacggggcgacggcggaggagggtgccgacggtgccgaggcgaccgatggcggcgagggcgaggagccgtaccacggcgacgagctcaagaAGTGA
- a CDS encoding predicted protein produces MTAGWSVVLDNFSPFVIAGPLTFVFHELVYFGAWVPWLVLDQIPYFNKYKIQPEKKADGAMVAKCLKRLLLSHVFIQLPMQLLFHWVAQFLGFSMALPLPPVRDLAWQLPAFFVIEDFYFYWIHRALHHKSVYKYVHKIHHEHTHPFGIAAEYAHPVETFFLGIGTLLGPLFFAKHMVTLWAWLFVRLWETVEDHSGYDLPWNPTNFIPFWGGAVHHDFHHKTFQGPYSSIFTWCDWAFGTDKMFRAQQKKLRDGKEGAYPAQFRGAPNFEALERERAKAKVA; encoded by the coding sequence ATGACCGCGGGGTGGAGCGTCGTGCTGGATAACTTCTCGCCGTTCGTGATCGCGGGGCCGCTGACGTTCGTGTTCCACGAGCTCGTCTACTTCGGCGCGTGGGTCCCGTGGCTGGTGCTCGACCAGATCCCGTACTTCAACAAGTACAAGATCCAGCCCGAAAAGAAGGCGGACGGCGCCATGGTCGCGAAGTGCCTCAAGCGCCTTCTCCTCTCGCACGTGTTCATCCAGCTCCCCATGCAGCTGCTGTTCCATTGGGTGGCGCAGTTCCTCGGGTTCTCCATGGCCCTGCCCCTGCCCCCGGTCCGAGACCTCGCGTGGCAGCTCCCGGCTTTCTTCGTCATCGAGGATTTTTACTTTTACTGGATCCACCGCGCTCTGCACCACAAGAGCGTGTACAAGTACGTGCACAAGATCCACCACGAGCACACGCACCCCTTcgggatcgccgcggagtaCGCTCACCCCGTCGAGACCTTCTTCCTGGGCATCGGAACCCTGCTGGGTCCCCTCTTTTTCGCTAAGCACATGGTGACGCTCTGGGCGTGGCTCTTCGTTCGACTGTGGGAGACGGTTGAGGATCACAGCGGCTACGACCTCCCGTGGAACCCCACCAACTTCATTCCCTTctggggcggcgccgtgcacCACGATTTCCACCACAAGACCTTCCAGGGGCCGTACTCGTCCATCTTCACGTGGTGCGATTGGGCCTTTGGCACCGACAAGATGTTCAGGGCGCAGCAGAAGAAACTCAGGGACGGGAAAGAGGGCGCGTACCCTGCGCAgttccgcggcgcccccaactttgaggcgctcgagcgggagcgggcgaaggcgaaggtggcgtga
- a CDS encoding ATP-binding cassette superfamily (White pigment protein homolog (ABCG)) → MRPSASTASLEDAATALAPLRRVRVDLVDLRYAPIVRDAKGNRAPKRVIHGCTTSFLPGTVSALMGPSGSGKTSLLTVIAGFVDQSHVSGNLLVNGERTQVRKRLVGIVFQDDMMLPALTAFETVKFAADLRMPRRCSDAERTEACDAILNELGLAHVRDQLVGGAARRGVSGGERKRLAVGVELVTRPALLLMDEPTSGLDAAAALSLMRTLRTLASRGQTVVAAIHQPRTTVFDSFDHLVLMSKGHALYDGAPDGCVGHLESLGLGLTLPPRTNPADWLMDVIAADESLGEDTRKLPEGWKNAKTQKEKRVFVVGDSDAPGTDGAAGKRDDDDDEGASVWRQLRVLTVREDKSRRGQNLTAINASQMLVMAILTAMFWWQMPDDTDAFVMERFSILFFCIIAQSNAVVFACVNTFAKERQLMIRENAKGMYHPLPFFIAKTASDTVNTLVMPCLYATVTYWCVGLKRTAEAYFVFITAFALCILVAQSLGLALSCAIPDVQVSLIVAPMVILMLMILGGFYVTFSNMPVFIRWLSWCSQARFGFTAMVVNEFSGRTFQCDPNGNHARYGTGCPVRGEDVITALEMDDLSVGQCLLALALMQVGLRIAAYVAMVVNFTRLKQ, encoded by the coding sequence ATgcggccgtcggcgtcgaccgcgtcgctAGAGGATGCCGCGACGGCCCTCGCACCCCTCAGgcgggtccgcgtcgaccTGGTGGACCTGCGGTACGCGCCCATCGTGCGAGACGCCAAGGGCAATCGCGCCCCGAAGCGAGTCATCCACGGCTGCACCACGTCCTTCCTCCCCGGCACGGTCTCGGCGCTGATGGGACCCAGCGGCAGCGGCAAGACCAGCCTCCTTACCGTCATCGCCGGGTTCGTCGACCAGTCGCACGTGTCCGGAAACCTCCTGGTCAACGGCGAGCGGACCCAGGTTCGTAAGAGGCTGGTGGGCATCGTGTTTCAGGACGACATGATGctccccgcgctcaccgcgttCGAGACGGTAAAGTTCGCGGCGGACCTTCGCATGCCCCGGCGCtgctccgacgccgagcggaCGGAGGCGTGCGACGCCATCCTCAACGAGCTCGGCCTCGCTCACGTCCGCGACCAGCTCGTCGGTGgagccgcgaggcgcggggtcagcggcggcgagcgaaagcgactcgccgtcggcgtcgagctcgtcacGCGGCCGGCGCTCCTCCTGATGGACGAGCCGACGagcgggctcgacgccgcggcggcgctgtcgCTGATGCGGACGCTgaggacgctcgcgtcgcgcggccaGACGGTCGTGGCGGCCATACACCAGCCGAGGACGACCGTATTCGACTCTTTCGATCACCTGGTGCTCATGTCCAAGGGACACGCGTTGTACGACGGAGCCCCCGACGGTTGCGTGGGACACCTGGAAAGCCTCGGTTTGGGGCTGAcgctgccgccgaggacgaaccCCGCGGACTGGCTCatggacgtcatcgccgcggacgagtccCTGGGGGAGGATACCCGGAAGCTACCGGAGGGATGGAAAAACGCAAAAACGCAAAAGGAAAAACgagtcttcgtcgtcggcgactcggacgcgcccgggacggacggcgccgcgggaaaaagggacgacgacgacgatgagggcGCGTCCGTGTGGCGCCAGCTCAGGGTTCTCACCGTGCGCGAGGACAAATCTCGCAGGGGTCAGAACCTCACCGCCATCAACGCCTCGCAGATGTTGGTGATGGCGATACTGACGGCGATGTTTTGGTGGCAGATGCCGGATGACACGGACGCCTTCGTGATGGAACGTTTCTCCATCCTGTTCTTCTGCATCATCGCTCAGTCCAACGCGGTGGTGTTCGCGTGCGTCAACACGTTCGCCAAGGAGAGGCAGCTGATGATCAGGGAGAACGCCAAGGGGATGTACCATCCGCTGCCGTTTTTCATAGCCAAGACTGCTTCGGACACCGTCAACACGCTGGTCATGCCGTGCCTGtacgcgacggtgacgtaCTGGTGCGTGGGTCTGAAGCGAACGGCGGAGGCGTACTTCGTCTTCATAACAGCCTTCGCGCTGTGCATACTGGTGGCGCAGTCGCTGGGTTTGGCGTTGTCGTGCGCCATTCCGGATGTCCAGGTGTCCCTCATCGTGGCGCCGATGGTGATTCTCATGCTGATGATTTTGGGCGGATTCTACGTGACCTTCAGCAACATGCCGGTGTTCATACGCTGGCTGAGCTGGTGCTCGCAGGCCAGGTTCGGGTTCACCGCGATGGTAGTCAACGAGTTCAGCGGCCGGACCTTTCAGTGCGATCCGAACGGTAACCACGCCAGGTACGGGACGGGGTGTCCAGTTAGAGGGGAGGACGTCATAACAGCGTTGGAGATGGACGACCTCAGCGTGGGACAGTGTTTactcgcgctggcgctcaTGCAGGTCGGGCTTAGGATAGCAGCGTACGTGGCCATGGTGGTGAACTTCACCAGGCTCAAGCAATAG
- a CDS encoding predicted protein → MSAATCARVTASIAGSAHPRAPRATTRSPIAVRAGERRRRVGSIARATLGADRSPIHPIVHRSVGFAVATAAAAALTALAPSIALAESEFYVEDIPQGLNSADARTAPNLKTLTKGANGKEIEKCATKCIATCTRGGSGAPGLGPLSVRKAPVVFKEGFRSRQYCLSECTEICSITVRDSKK, encoded by the coding sequence ATGAGCGCGGCCACCTGCGCGAGAGTcaccgcctccatcgccgggtcggcgcacccgcgcgccccgaggGCTACGACACGATCGCCAATCGCGGTCCGGGCCGgggagcgacgccgccgcgtggggtccatcgcgcgcgccacgctcGGTGCCGATCGGTCCCCCATCCACCCCATCGTCCATCGCTCCGTcgggttcgccgtcgcgaccgccgccgccgccgcgctcaccgcgctcgccccatcgatcgcgctcgccgagagCGAGTTCTACGTCGAGGACATCCCCCAGGGCCTCaactccgcggacgccaggaCGGCGCCAAACCTCAAGACGCTCACGAAAGGGGCGAACGGCAAGGAGATTGAAAAGTGCGCGACGAAGTGCATAGCGACGTGCACGCGGGGCGGTTCGGGAGCGCCGGGTTTGGGTCCGCTGAGCGTGCGCAAGGCACCGGTGGTTTTCAAGGAGGGGTTCAGGTCCAGGCAGTACTGCCTGAGCGAGTGTACGGAGATCTGCAGCATCACCGTGAGGGACTCGAAGAAGTAA
- a CDS encoding predicted protein, with the protein VIVKFGGAAITVKDGEPDTLNDEALGACCASIAEVVRTEISELAIEFAKESPLRVIVVHGAGSFGHPQAKQYGVADGGDMDGDPVLREGVDKTQASVRKLCRLVCDELTSHTAGSRAWVKPAPISPYGKFFTVGKKLNRNLSRGGFDEVRAALMEGKIPVLHGDVVNDAEQGCAILSGDTLVECLTEEFKPKRVVFVSDVEGIFTAKP; encoded by the coding sequence GTCATCGTAAAGTTCGGTGGTGCGGCCATCACAGTCAAAGATGGAGAGCCCGACACGCTAAACGACGAAGCCCTCGGAGCTTGCTGCGCTTCGATCGCGGAGGTGGTGCGGACAGAAATATCAGAACTGGCGATAGAATTTGCGAAAGAATCACCGCTCAGGGTTATCGTGGTGCACGGCGCTGGATCCTTCGGCCACCCGCAGGCGAAGCAATACGGCGTGGCGGATGGCGGGGACATGGACGGAGATCCCGTGCTCAGGGAGGGCGTTGATAAGACCCAGGCATCCGTTCGGAAGCTCTGCAGGCTGGTGTGTGATGAGCTAACTTCACACACAGCGGGGAGTCGAGCATGGGTGAAACCCGCCCCGATATCTCCATACGGCAAGTTCTTCACCGTCGGCAAGAAGCTGAACCGCAACCTATCCAGAGGTGGATTTGATGAGGTGCGGGCCGCGTTGATGGAAGGAAAGATCCCGGTGCttcacggcgacgtggtCAATGATGCCGAGCAGGGTTGCGCGATTTTATCGGGAGATACGCTGGTGGAGTGTCTCACGGAGGAGTTCAAGCCCAAGCGCGTCGTGTTTGtctccgacgtcgagggtATCTTCACAGCCAAACCG
- a CDS encoding predicted protein, which translates to MYDRMRQEIPLGNRVPSPGPDAWIAPNAVLIGDTDLAVSVSVWHGAVLKGDLGAVRIGAFTNVGEKVVIDSAGGASRIGQYVTIGANSSISSAIVEDNVVIGARSVLEPGAYVEENAAIEAGTRVEAGALIPSGQLWGGNPARYVRDLDGHEIAEIRSVAEQTYGASQDHAAQSTPWGMAYVETEALRKALAK; encoded by the exons atGTACGACAGGATGCGCCAGGAGATCCCGCTGGGCAACCGCGTTCCGAGCCCCGGTCCGGACGCGTGGATCGCGCCCAACGCCGTGCTCATCGGCGACACGGACCTCGCCGTGTCCGTGTCCGTGTGGCACGGGGCTGTTCTCAAAGGGGACCTGGGCGCGGTCAGGATCGGGGCGTTCACCAACGTCGGAGAGAAAGTCGTCATCGACTCCGCGGG GGGAGCTTCGCGCATCGGTCAGTACGTCACCATCGGCGCCAACAgctccatctcctccgccatcgtcgaggaTAACGTCGTCATCGGAGCCAGGTCCGTGCTCGAACCCGGTGCGTACGTCGAGGAGAATGCGGCGATTGAGGCTGGAACTCGGGTGGAGGCGGGGGCGCTCATCCCGAGCGGACAGCTGTGGGGGGGTAACCCGGCGAGGTACGTGAGGGACCTGGACGGTCACGAGATTGCCGAGATACGAAGCGTCGCGGAGCAGACGTACGGAGCGAGCCAGGATCACGCGGCGCAGTCCACGCCGTGGGGGATGGCGTATGTGGAGACAGAGGCGCTTCgcaaggcgctcgccaagtGA
- a CDS encoding predicted protein, producing GLQPTDLYGKFTWKIENFSEISKRELRSNVFEVGSYKWYILVYPQGCDVHNHLSLFLCVADYDKLLPGWSHFAQFTIAVVNKDPKKSKYSDTLHRFCKKEHDWGWKKFMELSKVLDGFTVADTLVIKAQVQVIHEKPARPFRCLEPQYRRELVRVYLTNVEGICRRFLEERRDQLAKFQEDETRWADMREFLGTAQGKAQALLASEKADVLLKGIVKRFFNEKEVTSTLVMDALCCGCQALDIGSSSAEDACKQFVKGRSVWLSSSQNKCSIATDDLLSVLERAANPDLLDPDANDSTNDANAEFGDDAVERDERRLADLGRRTVEMYALSHLFTVKIEVAFAEAQAIKMQEALIAEEEEAER from the exons GGCCTCCAGCCGACGGATCTGTACGGCAAGTTCACCTGGAAGATTGAGAACTTCTCCGAGATCTCCAAGCGCGAGCTTCGAAGCAACGTGTTCGAGGTTGGGAGCTACAAATG GTACATTCTGGTGTATCCTCAGGGATGCGACGTTCACAACCACCTGTCGCTCTTCCTCTGCGTCGCAGACTACGACAAGCTCCTGCCCG GCTGGAGCCACTTCGCGCAGTTCACCATCGCCGTCGTGAACAAGGACCCGAAGAAGTCCAAGTACAGCGACACGCTGCACAGGTTCTGCAAGAAGGAGCACGACTGGGGATGGAAGAAGTTCATGGAGCTCAGCAAGGTTCTCGACGGGTTCACCGTGGCGGACACCCTGGTGATCAAGGCCCAGGTGCAGGTGATCCACGAGAAACCGGCGAGGCCCTTTCGCTGCCTCGAGCCCCAGTAcaggcgcgagctcgtccgcgtgTACCTGACCAACGTGGAGGGCATCTGCCGCAGGTTTCTGGAGGAGCGCAGGGACCAACTCGCCAAGTTTCAGGAGGACGAGACGCGGTGGGCGGACATGCGAGAGTTCCTCGGGACTGCCCAGGGcaaggcgcaggcgctcctGGCGTCGGAGAAGGCTGACGTCCTCCTCAAGGGGATCGTCAAGCGGTTCTTCAACGAGAAGGAGGTTACGTCCACGCTCGTCATGGATGCGCTGTGCTGCGGGTGCCAAGCGCTGGACATCGGGTCTTcatccgccgaggacgcgtgCAAGCAGTTCGTAAAGGGCAGGAGCGTCTGGCTCTCTTCATCGCAGAACAAGTGCtccatcgcgacggacgacctGTTATCCGTCCTGGAGCGAGCGGCCAACCCCGACCTCCTCGACCCGGATGCGAACGATTCGACAAACGACGCAAACGCGGAattcggcgacgacgccgtcgaacgcgacgagcgaaggctcgcggacctcggcCGCAGGACCGTCGAGATGTACGCGCTGTCGCACCTGTTCACCGTCAAGATCGAGGTGGCGTTCGCGGAGGCTCAGGCGATCAAGATGCAggaggcgctcatcgccgaggaggaagaagcGGAAcga
- a CDS encoding predicted protein, giving the protein MKSIIAARSSAFSFARRRFSASNLAYASARSDLSRAARSAASAARASSLSVVRRSSSRLARVRDASGMGSSPAGGRAGDAAGSAGSDSDAPPPTTPGWAAPFSRTHVSLLSIFSIRFILASEVGDWDFPGLCLGLLSGRPRSASSLLILLRTVLNDVAISSSRVGSPAGE; this is encoded by the coding sequence ATGAAGTCCAtcatcgcggcgcgaagTTCGGCGTTTTCGTTCGCCAGACGCCGATTCTCGGCGAGCAACCTCGcgtacgcgtccgcgcgctcggatctctcccgcgcggctcgctccgccgcgagcgccgcgagggcctcgtccctctccgtcgtgaggcgctcgagctcgcgcctgGCGAGGGTCCGGGACGCCTCCGGCATGGGCTCGTCTCCGGCCGGgggtcgcgcgggggacgccgcgggttcggcgggaTCCGACTCGGACGCGCCACCTCCTACTACTCCTGGCTGGGCCGCGCCGTTCTCCAGGACCCACGTCAGCCTCCTCTCCATCTTCTCCATCCGCTTCATCCTGGCGTCGGAGGTTGGGGACTGGGACTTCCCCGGGCTGTGCTTGGGGCTCCTGAGCGGACGCCCGAGGTCAGCCTCGAGCCTTCTCATCTTGTTGAGGACCGTGTTGAACGACGTGGCAATCTCGAGCTCCAGGGTGGGATCCCCGGCGGGGGAGTGA
- a CDS encoding predicted protein, translating to MATYDCDAPARSLVAVGGGDATMFAAGTQTIRGGNAIHIVSHDRDRDVARCAAVLTHPDGEIWSMDARCSDGGSGGVRDVLATAFDGTSRGGVAIWRLPPSLDPRGDPTRGDLARVGTIRSSDLSDDADASDGPRCVRWSAADPAVLAVVADSFLAIVRVDAEGGPDPKPNTRGVLPPGSFVPSPSCASFHPDAPDVLAIACRGPDVHVHDARAGLDHPPSQTIANAHALQVRSVDYDPGAAGTRLATCGDDGLVKMWDARNFAKPTGERGAAMDGHAHWAWCVAHNPEYPDRLLASSGGDGVVRLWRTDGGGGGDGGSVGSIGGSIGGTQLCAAASFRGSHADTVYQAAWGRGDDPWTLASVSYDGRVVLDQVPRAEKYRILL from the coding sequence ATGGCGACCTACGActgcgacgcgccggcgcgatctctcgtcgccgtggggggcggcgacgccacgaTGTTCGCCGCGGGTACGCAGACCATCCGCGGGGGTAACGCGATTCACATCGTGAGCcacgaccgcgaccgcgacgtcgcgaggtgcgccgcggtgttGACGCACCCGGACGGGGAGATCTGGTCCATGGACGCGCGGTGCTCCGACGGGGGTTcgggcggcgttcgcgacgtcctcgccaccgcgttcgacggcacatcacgcggcggcgtcgccatctgGCGCCTCCCACCCTCCCTCGACCCCCGCGGGGAcccgacccgcggcgacctcgcgcgcgtcgggacCATCCGATCATCCGATctctccgacgacgccgacgcgtccgatgGACCGCGGTGCGTGCGatggtccgccgcggaccccgccgtgctcgccgtcgtcgccgactcCTTCCTCGccatcgtccgcgtcgacgccgagggtggcCCAGACCCGAAACCCAacacgcgcggcgtcctACCCCCCGGCTCGTTCGTCCCCTCGCCCAGCTGTGCGTCCTTTCatcccgacgcgcccgacgtgCTCGCGATCGCCTGTCGCGGCCCGGACGTCCACGtgcacgacgcgcgcgcggggctggatcacccgccgtcgcagaccatcgcgaacgcgcacgcgctgcaGGTTAGATCCGTGGACTAcgacccgggcgcggcgggtacgcggctggcgacgtgcggggacgacgggttGGTGAAGATGTGGGACGCTCGAAACTTTGCGAAACCGACGGGGGAGCGGGgagccgcgatggacggtCACGCGCACTGGGCGTGGTGCGTGGCGCACAACCCGGAGTACCCCGACCGTctcctcgcgtcgagcggcggggacggcgtcgttcgGCTGTGGAggacggacggcggcgggggaggcgacgggggtTCGGTTGGTTCCATCGGCGGTTCAATCGGCgggacacagctgtgcgcggcggcgtcgttccgGGGGAGCCACGCGGACACGGTGTACCAGGCGGCGtgggggcgcggggacgacccGTGGACGCTGGCGTCGGTGTCCTACGACGGGAGGGTGGTGCTCGATCAGGTGCCGAGGGCGGAGAAGTACCGGATCCTGCTCTGA
- a CDS encoding predicted protein has protein sequence MTEVDPCEVYVRYLPRTCDEARLRAQFEKCGRIVRARVAKDRDTGECKGYGFMTFSNKTEARRCVREYNEHPRNYMDGKHAVITHATGSNPNKRPVAMCSFGVDCRRSDCHFRHPDGWDPDAEPGADAGADNEGGDGDGEVGDGDGESGGDPAARDENPSKKQKRDKKDKKDKKDKRETKETKETKETKERLGVAGGSAPEAEDADQPKPALTWLQRQRKLQQEERRVNRGHKHKLGAKARKRAKAREAKAAVAGGG, from the coding sequence ATGACGGAGGTTGATCCGTGCGAGGTGTACGTCCGGTACCTGCCGCGGACCTGCGACGAGGCCCGACTCCGCGCGCAGTTCGAGAAGTGCGGCCgcatcgtccgcgcgcgcgtcgccaaggATCGCGACACCGGGGAGTGCAAAGGGTACGGCTTCATGACGTTCAGCAACAAGACCGAGGCGAGGCGATGCGTCAGGGAGTACAACGAGCACCCGAGGAACTACATGGACGGTAAGCACGCGGTCATCACGCACGCCACGGGGTCCAACCCGAACAAGAGGCCGGTGGCGATGTGCAGCTTCGGCGTCGACTGCCGACGGAGCGATTGCCACTTCAGGCACCCCGACGGATGGGACCCGGACGCGGAACCCGGTgcggacgccggggcggacaacgagggcggggacggcgacggcgaagtgggagacggcgacggcgaatcGGGAggcgaccccgcggcgcgcgacgagaaTCCCTCCAAGAAGCAGAAGAGggacaagaaggacaagaaggacaagaaggacaagaGGGAAACGAAGGAGACGAAGGAGACGAAGGAGACGAAGGAGAGGCTCGGGGTCGCCGGCGGATCCGCTcccgaggccgaggacgccgaccaACCCAAACCCGCGCTCACGTGGCTCCAGCGACAACGGAAGCTGCAGCAGGAGGAGCGCCGGGTGAACCGGGGGCACAAACACAAGCTCGGAGCGAAGGCGCGGAAACGAGCCAAGGCTCGCGAGGCCAAAgcagccgtcgccgggggggGGTAG